One genomic region from Ralstonia pickettii DTP0602 encodes:
- a CDS encoding transcriptional regulator codes for MQDTDIDPAILAVLQVLCQAGREGGASPWSLAKIAKRAQLPMSVLRRVLTQLQAAGLADFETDEEGRGHASLSQAGAELAAQVFPDTA; via the coding sequence ATGCAAGACACTGATATCGATCCCGCCATCCTCGCAGTCCTCCAGGTCCTGTGCCAGGCCGGCCGCGAGGGCGGCGCCAGCCCATGGTCGCTCGCCAAGATCGCCAAACGGGCGCAACTGCCGATGAGCGTGCTGCGGCGCGTGCTGACGCAGCTCCAGGCCGCCGGACTGGCCGACTTTGAGACCGACGAGGAAGGCCGCGGCCACGCCAGCCTGTCGCAAGCCGGTGCGGAGCTTGCCGCGCAAGTTTTCCCGGATACAGCCTGA
- a CDS encoding membrane protein — protein MKRKLSLLGTAAVTLAAVAAAALTAWQLWRYYTEAPWTRDGHVRADVVQVAPDVSGLVTAVLIGDNARVQRGQVLFVVDQDRFTLALRQAQALAASTRAALVQARRTRAGAADTVAAALARVEEADAAVEVARLNLARCRVASPVDGYVSDRLPRAGDFATRGKPALSVVASGSQYVEGYFEETKLPAIRVGSAAEVHIIGQRAPLRGHVQSIAPGIEDQDRSSGPNLLPSVSPTFNWVRLAQRIPVRIALDQVPPGVQLIVGQTASVRIREPRE, from the coding sequence ATGAAACGCAAGCTTTCGCTGCTCGGTACCGCCGCGGTGACCCTGGCGGCCGTTGCCGCCGCGGCGCTGACCGCCTGGCAGCTGTGGCGGTACTACACCGAAGCCCCCTGGACGCGCGACGGCCATGTGCGCGCGGACGTGGTCCAGGTGGCCCCGGACGTCTCCGGCCTGGTCACGGCCGTGCTCATCGGCGACAACGCCCGGGTGCAACGCGGCCAGGTCCTGTTCGTGGTCGACCAGGACCGCTTCACCCTGGCATTGAGGCAGGCGCAGGCTTTGGCGGCATCCACGCGCGCCGCGCTGGTCCAGGCCCGGCGCACCCGGGCGGGCGCCGCCGACACCGTGGCAGCCGCCCTGGCGCGCGTGGAAGAAGCCGACGCAGCAGTGGAAGTGGCAAGGCTCAACCTGGCCCGCTGCCGCGTGGCCAGCCCGGTGGACGGCTACGTCAGCGACCGCCTGCCGCGGGCGGGCGACTTTGCCACCCGCGGCAAGCCCGCCTTGTCGGTCGTGGCCAGCGGCTCGCAGTACGTGGAGGGCTATTTCGAGGAGACCAAGCTGCCCGCGATTCGCGTCGGCAGCGCTGCCGAAGTGCACATCATTGGCCAGCGCGCGCCCCTGCGCGGGCATGTGCAGAGCATTGCGCCCGGCATCGAGGACCAGGACCGCAGCAGCGGGCCGAACCTGCTTCCCAGCGTCAGTCCGACCTTCAACTGGGTACGCCTGGCGCAGCGCATACCGGTGCGCATCGCGCTGGACCAGGTGCCGCCCGGGGTACAACTGATCGTCGGCCAGACCGCCTCGGTCCGCATCCGGGAGCCGCGCGAATGA
- a CDS encoding molybdenum cofactor biosynthesis protein MoeA (K03639: MOCS1, moaA; molybdenum cofactor biosynthesis protein), translating into MQAALVQEVPAASGPHSLEALVPDQASAACRDQLGRPLRDLRLSVIDQCNFRCTYCMPKERFGRDYPFLSPQQRLSDTELLGIVRAFVSLGVQKVRLTGGEPLLRKGIESLVKGIAAMRTLDGGQVEVAMTTNGSLLARKARSLRDAGLGRVTVSLDSLDDGIFRSMNDVEFPVRRVLEGIEAACAAGLAPVKVNCVVERGTNDAQVLALVEHFRGSGVTLRFIEYMDVEGPSAWSQSRVVPSEEIRGMVERAHALVPIARRDGETSSNYALADGSLKLGFISSVSHPFCGDCTRARVSVDGRLHLCLFATRSVDLRRHLSAARPAEAVADAIRQAWQARSDRYSELRATRVASGKRQYPTVRMSLVGG; encoded by the coding sequence ATGCAAGCCGCGCTTGTGCAAGAAGTGCCCGCCGCCTCCGGCCCCCACAGCCTTGAGGCGCTCGTACCGGACCAGGCATCGGCCGCATGCCGGGACCAGTTGGGCCGTCCGCTGCGCGACCTGCGGCTCTCCGTGATCGACCAGTGCAACTTCCGCTGCACCTACTGCATGCCCAAGGAACGCTTCGGGCGCGACTATCCGTTCCTGTCGCCCCAGCAACGCCTGTCTGATACGGAGCTGCTCGGGATCGTGCGCGCCTTTGTCAGCCTTGGCGTGCAGAAGGTGCGCCTGACCGGCGGCGAGCCGCTGCTGCGCAAGGGTATCGAGTCGCTGGTCAAAGGCATTGCCGCCATGCGCACCCTCGACGGCGGCCAGGTGGAGGTGGCCATGACCACCAATGGCAGCCTGCTCGCCCGCAAGGCCCGCTCGCTGCGGGACGCGGGCCTCGGCCGGGTCACGGTGAGCCTGGACAGCCTGGACGACGGCATCTTCCGCTCCATGAACGACGTGGAGTTCCCGGTCAGGCGCGTGCTGGAGGGGATCGAGGCGGCGTGCGCGGCGGGGCTGGCGCCGGTCAAGGTCAACTGCGTGGTCGAGCGCGGCACCAATGACGCGCAGGTGCTGGCGCTGGTCGAACACTTCCGCGGCAGCGGCGTCACGCTGCGCTTCATCGAATACATGGATGTGGAAGGTCCGAGCGCGTGGTCACAGTCACGCGTGGTCCCCTCCGAAGAGATCCGCGGCATGGTCGAGCGCGCGCATGCGCTGGTGCCGATAGCCCGGCGGGACGGCGAGACCTCCAGCAACTATGCGCTGGCGGACGGCAGCCTGAAGCTCGGCTTTATCTCCAGCGTGTCGCACCCCTTCTGCGGCGATTGCACGCGCGCGCGCGTTTCGGTCGACGGCCGGCTCCACCTGTGCCTGTTCGCCACGCGTTCCGTCGACCTGCGCCGGCACCTGTCTGCCGCCCGTCCGGCCGAAGCCGTGGCCGATGCAATCCGGCAAGCGTGGCAGGCTCGCAGCGACCGCTATTCCGAGCTGCGCGCGACCCGCGTGGCCAGCGGCAAGCGGCAGTACCCCACGGTGCGCATGTCGCTGGTGGGCGGCTGA
- a CDS encoding membrane protein, with translation MHATEFDLYGVFVPATVVWMLAAFAITAGVRAMLARIGFYRIVWHRSLFNFSLYILVLGAIVALVWQALS, from the coding sequence ATGCACGCCACTGAGTTCGACCTGTACGGCGTATTCGTGCCGGCCACCGTGGTGTGGATGCTGGCCGCGTTCGCCATCACCGCCGGCGTGCGCGCCATGCTCGCCCGGATCGGCTTTTACCGCATCGTGTGGCACCGGTCCCTGTTCAATTTTTCGCTCTACATCCTCGTACTCGGCGCGATCGTCGCGCTCGTCTGGCAGGCTCTATCATGA
- a CDS encoding 2-aminoadipate aminotransferase: MKLYEKLAADIEALVQQGVLLPGERIPSVRQTSQHHRMSITTVIRAYVMLESRGIIESRPQSGYFVRARPGEPAIELRPSKPSAKPSAVDVSALVLSTLRSIRSDDAVPLGSPYPDPSLFPWQRINQYANNIARRYAKWTMLDDLPPGSPELIRQISRRYLENGYAIDPNEVIVTIGATEAINLCLQAVARPGDTIAVESPTFYAMLHAIERLGMRAIEVATDPVEGIDIDALARLIDEKGVKACMVMPNFQNPLGFQMPDDKKRSLVAMLTGKDIPVIENDVYGELYYGEAHPSSLKAYDTASIVLHCASFSKTLTNAYRIGWALPGRYREAVERLKFLNTLTTPAIPQLAIAEFLKNDGYDFHLRRVRKNYAQQANIMAAAVRRFFPEGTTTSRPAGGYVLWVQLPEGIDAMEMYHAALEHRITVAPGHMFAPGATYSNCIRLNYSGEWSQDIESAVHTLGKIAQHLLARGRQSDEDNQDHARH, translated from the coding sequence GTGAAGCTATATGAAAAACTGGCTGCGGATATCGAGGCGTTGGTGCAACAGGGTGTCCTGCTGCCCGGCGAGCGGATTCCCTCGGTGCGGCAGACAAGCCAGCACCACCGCATGAGCATCACGACGGTGATCCGGGCCTATGTCATGCTGGAGAGCCGCGGCATTATCGAAAGCCGGCCACAGTCCGGGTACTTTGTGCGTGCGCGGCCGGGCGAGCCGGCGATCGAGTTGCGGCCGTCCAAGCCCAGTGCCAAGCCTTCGGCGGTGGACGTCAGCGCCCTGGTCCTGTCCACGCTGCGCTCGATCCGTTCCGATGACGCCGTACCGCTCGGTTCGCCCTATCCGGACCCTTCGTTGTTTCCCTGGCAGCGCATCAACCAGTACGCCAACAATATCGCGCGCCGCTATGCCAAGTGGACCATGCTGGACGACCTGCCGCCCGGCAGCCCCGAGCTGATCCGGCAGATTTCGCGCCGCTATCTGGAGAACGGCTACGCCATCGATCCCAACGAGGTGATCGTCACGATCGGTGCCACCGAGGCCATCAACCTCTGCCTGCAGGCGGTGGCCAGGCCGGGCGACACGATCGCGGTGGAGTCCCCGACTTTTTACGCGATGCTCCATGCGATCGAACGCCTGGGCATGCGCGCCATCGAGGTGGCGACCGATCCGGTGGAGGGGATCGATATCGACGCGCTGGCGCGACTGATCGACGAGAAGGGCGTGAAAGCCTGCATGGTGATGCCCAACTTCCAGAACCCGCTCGGGTTCCAGATGCCCGATGACAAGAAGCGCAGCCTGGTGGCCATGCTGACCGGGAAGGATATCCCGGTCATCGAGAACGACGTCTACGGCGAGCTCTACTATGGCGAGGCCCATCCCAGCTCGCTGAAGGCCTACGACACGGCCAGCATCGTGCTGCATTGCGCTTCTTTCTCCAAGACGCTGACCAATGCCTACCGGATCGGCTGGGCGCTGCCGGGCCGCTACCGCGAAGCGGTGGAACGGCTCAAGTTCCTCAATACGCTGACGACGCCTGCGATCCCGCAACTGGCGATCGCGGAGTTCCTGAAGAACGATGGCTACGACTTCCACCTGAGGCGGGTGCGCAAGAACTATGCTCAGCAGGCCAACATCATGGCCGCTGCAGTGCGCCGGTTTTTCCCCGAGGGCACCACTACCTCGCGGCCTGCGGGGGGCTATGTACTGTGGGTGCAGTTGCCGGAGGGCATCGATGCCATGGAGATGTACCACGCCGCGCTGGAGCATCGCATCACCGTTGCACCGGGGCATATGTTCGCGCCCGGCGCCACTTACAGCAACTGCATCCGGCTGAACTACAGCGGGGAGTGGTCGCAAGACATCGAGTCCGCCGTGCACACGCTGGGCAAGATCGCCCAGCACCTGCTTGCGCGCGGCCGCCAGTCGGATGAGGACAACCAGGACCATGCAAGACACTGA
- a CDS encoding fusaric acid resistance protein, with product MPLSRATLPARNARSMLDLLASACAGSPGPLPWMHSLKVFGAAMLALYVALALGLPRPYWAMATVYLVSSPLAGATHAKGTYRVIGTLLGAVCAVALVPLMVDEPVLLMAAIACWTGTLLYLSLLEPAPRNYICLLAAYTLPIVALPTVSNPASVFDMALARIEEIVIGIVCASVVSAVVFPARTTPALAARAGAWLVHASRWVSDMLVAGASAAQRHDSFSLLAADILAMETQIAQLSYESDGAATLRRARALHQRMTAMLPLVLALADAASALRRHPAGMPDTVAQRMRATLAWIAGDQGACRPVPFPYAPGTAQTEPADWHAQLVTATSTYLDELTDLWHDCRLLQASLRQGGNEPAALRYRVEPAGQARHHDHARLLIRAATAGTATFVAGLLWMVSGWQDGAGPVGLAALASCFIATTEEPRLVAGRVIAWSVACTLLSWYYQFVVLALAHDFGSLAALLFGPYLFIGAMTTQPRFALFGVLLAVTAASFPGPQHLDAASFANIFNSSLASLAALAFAAWWAVLMQPFGQQLVAYRLARANWDEIALAAHPRAPVNSARLRGRMLDRLLRQWPPLTRRNSPTGKQADSAVADFLVESAALALRRACATLPAPRRRAVERVLAGVARHYRQSARAGHASTPAPALAAQVEAAFAALPATGHGSLRPTLAALATIRLALYPQTDGDRHARH from the coding sequence ATGCCGCTCTCCCGTGCCACGCTGCCCGCGCGCAATGCGCGCAGCATGCTCGACTTGCTCGCGTCAGCTTGCGCGGGCAGCCCGGGTCCCTTGCCGTGGATGCATTCGCTGAAGGTGTTCGGCGCCGCGATGCTGGCGCTCTACGTGGCGCTGGCGCTCGGCCTGCCGCGGCCCTACTGGGCCATGGCCACGGTCTACCTGGTGTCCAGCCCGCTGGCCGGCGCCACCCATGCCAAGGGCACCTACCGCGTCATCGGTACGCTGCTGGGCGCCGTGTGCGCGGTGGCGCTGGTGCCATTGATGGTCGACGAACCCGTGCTGCTGATGGCGGCGATCGCGTGCTGGACCGGCACTCTGCTCTACCTGTCCTTGCTGGAACCGGCGCCGCGCAACTACATCTGCCTGCTGGCCGCGTATACGCTGCCGATCGTGGCACTGCCGACGGTATCCAACCCGGCGAGCGTCTTCGACATGGCGCTTGCCCGCATCGAGGAAATCGTGATCGGCATCGTCTGCGCCAGCGTGGTCAGCGCGGTGGTGTTTCCCGCCAGAACGACGCCGGCGCTGGCCGCGCGCGCCGGCGCCTGGCTGGTCCACGCCTCGCGCTGGGTCAGCGACATGCTGGTCGCCGGTGCGAGTGCGGCGCAGCGCCATGACAGCTTTAGCCTGCTTGCCGCCGATATCCTGGCGATGGAAACACAGATTGCCCAGCTGTCTTATGAATCCGACGGCGCAGCGACACTGCGGCGCGCACGGGCCCTGCACCAGCGCATGACGGCCATGCTGCCGCTGGTGCTGGCACTTGCCGATGCTGCCAGCGCCTTGCGCCGGCATCCCGCGGGCATGCCCGACACCGTCGCGCAGCGAATGCGCGCCACCTTGGCATGGATCGCCGGCGACCAAGGCGCGTGCCGGCCTGTCCCTTTCCCCTATGCGCCGGGCACGGCACAGACCGAGCCCGCGGACTGGCACGCACAGCTGGTCACGGCTACCAGTACCTACCTCGATGAGCTGACCGACCTCTGGCACGACTGCCGCCTGCTGCAGGCCAGCCTGCGCCAGGGCGGGAACGAGCCCGCCGCCCTGCGCTATCGCGTGGAACCCGCCGGCCAGGCACGGCACCATGATCACGCCCGGCTGCTAATCCGCGCTGCCACGGCTGGCACGGCCACGTTCGTGGCGGGCCTGCTGTGGATGGTGTCGGGCTGGCAGGACGGCGCCGGCCCGGTCGGCCTGGCCGCCCTCGCCAGTTGCTTCATTGCCACCACCGAGGAGCCGCGGCTGGTTGCCGGCCGGGTAATCGCCTGGAGCGTCGCCTGTACGCTGCTGTCCTGGTATTACCAGTTCGTGGTGCTGGCGCTGGCGCATGACTTTGGCTCGCTGGCCGCCCTGCTGTTCGGCCCCTACCTGTTCATCGGCGCGATGACGACGCAGCCGCGCTTCGCGCTGTTCGGGGTGTTGCTGGCGGTCACGGCGGCGTCGTTCCCAGGGCCGCAGCACCTGGATGCCGCCAGTTTTGCGAACATCTTCAACAGCAGCCTGGCGAGCCTGGCAGCGCTGGCCTTCGCCGCATGGTGGGCCGTGCTGATGCAACCCTTCGGCCAGCAGCTGGTGGCGTACCGGCTGGCCAGGGCCAACTGGGACGAGATCGCGCTGGCCGCGCATCCGCGCGCGCCAGTCAACAGCGCCCGGCTGCGCGGGCGCATGCTGGACCGGCTGCTGCGCCAGTGGCCACCATTGACACGCCGGAATAGTCCGACTGGCAAGCAGGCCGACAGCGCCGTCGCCGACTTCCTGGTCGAGTCCGCCGCGCTCGCGCTGCGGCGCGCCTGCGCAACCCTGCCGGCGCCGCGCAGGCGCGCCGTGGAGCGGGTGCTGGCAGGCGTCGCGCGCCACTACCGCCAGTCCGCGCGCGCGGGCCATGCCTCCACGCCCGCGCCGGCCCTGGCCGCGCAGGTCGAAGCAGCCTTCGCGGCACTGCCCGCGACGGGGCACGGCAGCCTCCGCCCGACGCTGGCGGCGCTCGCCACCATCCGGCTTGCCCTGTACCCACAGACCGACGGAGACCGCCATGCACGCCACTGA
- a CDS encoding CbbBc protein produces MSSPTPEKGHIAPYTHPAAGWGALKYVAINLIKEKVAGGKYKMLFKQNQADGFDCPGCAWPDRQHASTFEFCENGVKAVAAEATSMRVTPEFFAQHTVTSLMAQTDFELEQHGRLTHPMVYDPQTDKYRAIAWDEAFALIGHHLRALPDPNQAAFYTSGRASNEAAFLYQLFVRAYGTNNFPDCSNMCHEATSRGLPLTIGVGKATVVLDDFEHADTILLFGHNAATNHPRMLGELRECARRGATIVSINPLRERGVERFTSPQHPVEMLTGSSTKIASMFVQPTLGGDFALIKGIAKRLVELDDDAVRHGRARLIDVDFVREHTIGFGDFVENLRAESWTDIIAESGVSQEDIDALTQVYARSKRVIACWGMGLTQHKNSVPTVQILSNLMMMRGNIGRPGAGLLPVRGHSNVQGDRTVGIEEQPDDAFLDRLGAAFGFEPPREHGYDVVNTISAMLAGKVKVFIGLGGNFSTATPDTPRTFEALRQCDLTVNIATKLNRSHLVHGKASLILPTLGRTEIDQQDGVPQGVTVEDSVCMVHISFGMNAPASPQLLSEIAIVARMAAATLGSEKIDWLWYAQDYARIRDAIEQVVEGFDNYNERVAVPGGFHLTPASRNRVWQTPSGKAQFLVNRIDKDTPIHRAREQYGDKLMVLMTTRSHDQYNTTIYGLDDRYRGVFGLRRVVFINPADLARLGLKAGQHVDITSVWDDGVRRHVEDFVLVEYDIPQGCLGAYYPETNPLVPLESTGDDCGTPTSKSVPVLLTPSRRQPAAAA; encoded by the coding sequence ATGAGCTCCCCGACACCTGAAAAAGGCCACATCGCCCCCTACACTCACCCCGCCGCCGGCTGGGGTGCCCTGAAGTACGTTGCCATCAACCTGATCAAGGAGAAGGTTGCCGGTGGCAAGTACAAGATGCTGTTCAAGCAGAACCAGGCGGATGGCTTCGACTGCCCCGGCTGTGCGTGGCCGGACCGGCAGCACGCCTCCACCTTCGAGTTCTGCGAGAACGGCGTCAAGGCCGTGGCCGCCGAGGCCACCAGCATGCGCGTCACGCCGGAATTCTTCGCGCAGCACACGGTCACGTCGCTGATGGCGCAGACGGATTTTGAGCTGGAGCAGCACGGACGGCTGACGCACCCCATGGTCTACGACCCGCAGACCGACAAGTACCGCGCGATCGCCTGGGACGAGGCCTTTGCGCTGATCGGGCACCACCTGCGCGCACTGCCGGACCCGAACCAGGCCGCCTTCTACACGTCGGGACGTGCCAGCAACGAGGCCGCGTTCCTCTACCAGCTGTTCGTGCGTGCCTATGGCACCAACAACTTCCCCGACTGCTCGAACATGTGCCACGAAGCTACCAGCCGCGGCCTGCCACTGACGATAGGCGTGGGCAAGGCGACCGTGGTGCTGGACGACTTCGAGCATGCCGACACCATCCTGCTGTTCGGCCACAACGCGGCGACCAACCACCCGCGCATGCTGGGCGAACTGCGCGAGTGCGCGCGGCGCGGTGCCACCATCGTTTCGATCAATCCGCTGCGCGAACGCGGGGTGGAACGTTTTACCAGCCCGCAGCACCCGGTGGAGATGCTGACCGGTTCCAGCACGAAGATCGCCTCGATGTTCGTGCAGCCCACGCTGGGCGGCGATTTTGCGCTGATCAAGGGCATCGCCAAGCGCCTGGTCGAGCTGGACGACGATGCGGTAAGGCACGGCCGCGCGCGCCTGATCGACGTCGACTTCGTACGCGAGCACACCATCGGCTTCGGCGACTTTGTCGAAAACCTGCGCGCGGAAAGCTGGACGGACATCATCGCGGAGTCGGGCGTATCGCAGGAGGATATCGACGCACTGACCCAGGTCTACGCCAGGAGCAAGCGCGTGATCGCATGCTGGGGCATGGGCCTGACGCAACACAAGAATTCGGTGCCGACGGTGCAGATCCTGTCCAACCTGATGATGATGCGCGGGAACATCGGGCGCCCCGGTGCCGGGCTGCTGCCGGTGCGCGGGCATTCGAACGTGCAGGGCGACCGCACGGTGGGCATCGAGGAGCAGCCGGACGATGCCTTCCTGGACCGCCTGGGGGCCGCCTTTGGTTTCGAGCCGCCGCGCGAGCATGGGTATGACGTGGTCAACACCATCTCGGCGATGCTCGCGGGCAAGGTCAAGGTCTTCATCGGCCTTGGCGGCAATTTCTCCACCGCCACGCCCGACACGCCCCGCACCTTCGAGGCGTTGCGCCAGTGCGATCTGACCGTGAACATCGCTACCAAGCTCAACCGCAGCCACCTGGTGCACGGCAAGGCGTCGCTGATCCTGCCCACGCTGGGCCGCACCGAGATCGACCAGCAGGACGGCGTGCCGCAGGGCGTGACCGTCGAGGATTCGGTCTGCATGGTCCATATTTCCTTTGGCATGAACGCGCCGGCGTCGCCGCAACTGCTGTCGGAGATTGCCATTGTCGCGCGCATGGCCGCGGCCACGCTCGGCTCGGAGAAGATCGACTGGCTGTGGTACGCGCAGGACTATGCGCGCATTCGCGATGCCATCGAGCAGGTCGTCGAGGGCTTCGACAACTACAACGAGCGCGTCGCCGTTCCGGGAGGCTTCCACCTGACGCCCGCGTCGCGCAACCGCGTCTGGCAAACGCCGTCGGGCAAGGCGCAGTTCCTGGTCAATCGCATCGACAAGGACACCCCCATCCACCGTGCCCGCGAGCAGTATGGCGACAAGCTGATGGTGCTGATGACCACGCGCTCGCACGACCAGTACAACACCACGATCTATGGCCTGGACGACCGCTACCGCGGCGTGTTCGGCCTGCGCCGGGTGGTCTTCATCAATCCCGCCGACCTGGCCCGGCTTGGCCTGAAGGCAGGGCAGCACGTGGACATCACCAGTGTCTGGGATGACGGCGTGCGACGCCATGTCGAGGACTTCGTGCTGGTCGAATACGATATTCCGCAAGGGTGCCTGGGGGCGTACTACCCCGAAACCAATCCGCTGGTGCCGCTGGAAAGCACTGGCGATGACTGCGGCACGCCTACATCGAAGTCGGTACCAGTGTTGCTGACCCCGTCCCGTCGCCAACCTGCGGCGGCGGCCTGA
- a CDS encoding formate dehydrogenase (K02379: fdhD; FdhD protein) codes for MHCTELIEHPGYEARSIVRHKDSAARQATDNVAEELPVALVYNGISHAVMMATPLDLEAFAVGFSLTEGIVSRNAQIYDVDVRVHRHSAEVQLQISEHAFAAMKSRRRALAGRTGCGVCGIESIELLDLEPARMPLPAKRLTPSRELIERAVAALPSHQRLMRATGGVHAAAWCNARGEILHVFEDVGRHNGLDKLIGHLAMQRVAMDDGFVLLSSRASYELVRKAARMNIQMLATISAPTSLAIRIAEQAGLHLLSFCRKDGYVDYTGAALGVGNDAQSPGAPEGGAAC; via the coding sequence ATGCATTGCACCGAATTGATCGAACACCCAGGCTATGAAGCGCGCAGCATCGTGCGGCACAAGGACAGCGCGGCGCGGCAGGCCACCGACAACGTGGCGGAAGAACTCCCGGTCGCCCTGGTGTACAACGGCATCTCACACGCCGTGATGATGGCAACGCCGCTGGACCTGGAGGCGTTCGCGGTCGGTTTTTCGCTGACCGAGGGCATCGTCAGCCGTAACGCACAGATCTATGACGTCGACGTGCGCGTGCACCGGCACAGCGCCGAAGTGCAACTGCAGATCAGCGAGCATGCCTTTGCCGCCATGAAGTCACGCCGGCGCGCGCTGGCGGGCCGCACCGGCTGCGGCGTCTGCGGCATCGAAAGCATCGAGCTGCTCGACCTGGAGCCCGCGCGCATGCCCTTGCCGGCAAAGCGGCTGACGCCGTCGCGCGAACTGATCGAGCGCGCCGTCGCGGCGCTGCCGTCGCACCAGCGGCTGATGCGGGCCACCGGTGGCGTCCACGCCGCGGCCTGGTGCAATGCGCGCGGCGAGATCCTGCATGTCTTCGAGGATGTCGGCCGGCACAACGGCCTGGACAAGCTGATCGGCCACCTGGCGATGCAGCGCGTGGCGATGGACGACGGCTTCGTGCTGCTGTCCAGTCGCGCCAGCTATGAACTGGTACGCAAGGCGGCACGCATGAATATCCAGATGCTCGCCACGATCTCGGCGCCGACCTCGCTGGCGATCCGGATCGCGGAGCAGGCCGGCCTGCACCTGCTCAGCTTCTGCCGCAAGGACGGCTATGTCGACTATACCGGCGCCGCATTGGGCGTCGGCAACGATGCGCAATCCCCGGGCGCTCCTGAGGGCGGCGCCGCATGCTGA